A region of Culicoides brevitarsis isolate CSIRO-B50_1 chromosome 1, AGI_CSIRO_Cbre_v1, whole genome shotgun sequence DNA encodes the following proteins:
- the LOC134837426 gene encoding uncharacterized protein LOC134837426, with protein sequence MCVGKMWKFIIFFGLLTLVLEVRTVKITKLSVPSQYILNAHKPEHLVLDCEYEIEPHEKGLVLKWFLNSQPVYQWIPARQPFGLKSFKNRVNTTYSVSQKDLHKYRAMAVTKPMWNHTGEYSCWVQTFESNDRKTANVTVIVPESDFHLQYRTDHEGIVHIRCNVYNISPEPRVSVILGNDRIVDGTLKSTQASNGLYITSRHIKIPQSDIHPESNINCILSIPKTNYTRRKEVVYFEQPIPSDPSEHEIEDISSPVFSLGPFNHGCAKSAFKTRSITSFIPFIIQIVNILILIFNNKTTTRSSTASTTSSTSPTTTTTTTTVSRVTPLLSHVL encoded by the exons TTCGCACggtaaaaatcacaaaattaagCGTGCCATCGCAGTACATTCTCAACGCACACAAACCGGAGCATCTCGTGCTCGATTGCGAATACGAGATAGAGCCACATGAAAAGGGTTTGGTGCTGAAATGGTTTCTCAATAGTCAGCCAGTGTATCAGTGGATTCCCGCACGACAGCCTTTTGGCTTGAAGAGTTTCAAGAATCGCGTCAACACGACATATAGCGTGTCGCAAAAAGACTTGCATAAATATCGCGCGATGGCTGTGACAAAACCAATGTGGAATCACACGGGCGAGTATTCGTGCTGGGTGCAAACGTTCGAGTCGAATGATCGGAAGACAGCGAATGTTACAGTGATAG TGCCCGAAAGTGATTTCCATCTGCAGTACCGCACAGATCACGAAGGAATTGTTCATATCCGGTGTAATGTTTACAATATTTCACCTGAACCAAGAGTATCTGTAAT ATTAGGCAACGATAGAATAGTTGATGGCACGCTAAAATCAACACAAGCCAGTAACGGACTGTATATCACGAGTCGACACATCAAAATACCACAAAGTGACATCCATCCAGAGAGTaatataaattgtattttatcaattccaaaaacaaattatacCCGAAGAAAGGAGGTTGTTTATTTTG AACAACCGATTCCTAGTGATCCAAGTGAACATGAGATTGAAGACATTTCTAGTCCCGTTTTTTCGTTAGGTCCTTTTAATCATGGCTGTG CGAAATCAGCATTTAAAACGCGGAGCATAACATCCTTCATTCCATTCATTATccaaattgtaaatattttaattttaatattcaacaaCAAAACGACGACACGGTCTTCAACGGCGTCAACAACATCATCAACATctccaacgacgacgacaacaacaacaactgtgTCAAGAGTTACGCCACTTCTTAGTCATGTTCTATAA